The Laspinema palackyanum D2c genome window below encodes:
- a CDS encoding tetratricopeptide repeat protein: MVRQALLLLSPPGLAIVATLLLGTSITPASSAQEMKKLSELTEIGESWVAQNSSSVQGSAEGDRLLIEGMQLFEQGTAESLRQALPKLEAAGQQYRAAGNAAMEALTLAGMGRIYDLLGDKQTALDYYNQSLPLFRQVGDKATEATTLNNIGGVYDDLGDKQTALDYYNQSLPLSRQVGDKAGEARTLNNIGMVYDDLGDKQTALDYYNQSLPLSRQVGDKAGEARTLYNMGMVYSKLGDKQTALDYFNQSLPVFRQVGDISVEAATLTSIGLVYSDLGDKQTALDYFNQSLPVFRQVGDIRGEATTLTSIGLVYSDLGDKQTALDYYNQSLPLSRQVGDIRGEATTLNNIGGVYDDLGDKQTALDYFNQSLPVFRQVGDIRGEATILTSIGLVYSDLGDKQTALDYFNQSLPVFRQVGDIRGEAT; this comes from the coding sequence ATGGTGCGTCAAGCGTTATTACTGCTATCTCCTCCAGGATTGGCTATAGTCGCAACTCTGCTACTCGGCACAAGTATTACCCCAGCGAGTTCAGCCCAGGAGATGAAAAAGTTATCCGAATTAACCGAAATTGGAGAGAGTTGGGTTGCTCAGAATAGTAGCAGTGTCCAGGGGAGTGCAGAGGGCGATCGGTTATTAATAGAAGGAATGCAACTGTTTGAACAAGGCACAGCTGAATCGTTACGTCAAGCCCTGCCGAAGTTGGAAGCAGCAGGCCAACAGTATCGCGCTGCAGGCAATGCAGCAATGGAAGCACTCACCTTGGCAGGAATGGGTCGAATTTACGACTTACTCGGAGACAAGCAAACAGCCCTAGACTACTACAACCAATCCTTGCCTCTATTTCGGCAAGTGGGGGATAAGGCAACTGAAGCGACAACCCTCAACAATATTGGCGGGGTTTACGACGACCTCGGAGACAAGCAAACAGCCCTAGACTACTACAACCAATCCTTGCCTCTATCTCGGCAAGTGGGGGATAAAGCAGGGGAAGCGAGAACCCTCAACAATATTGGCATGGTTTACGACGACTTGGGAGACAAGCAAACAGCCCTAGACTACTACAACCAATCCTTGCCTTTATCTCGGCAAGTGGGGGATAAAGCAGGGGAAGCGAGAACCCTCTACAATATGGGCATGGTTTACTCCAAGTTGGGAGATAAGCAAACGGCCCTGGACTACTTCAACCAATCCTTGCCTGTATTCCGGCAAGTTGGGGATATCAGTGTGGAAGCAGCAACCCTCACCTCTATTGGCCTAGTTTACTCGGACTTAGGAGACAAGCAAACGGCCCTGGACTACTTCAACCAATCCTTGCCTGTATTCCGGCAAGTTGGGGATATCCGTGGGGAAGCAACTACCCTCACCTCTATTGGCCTAGTTTACTCGGACTTAGGAGACAAGCAAACGGCCCTGGACTACTACAACCAATCCTTGCCTCTATCCCGGCAAGTTGGGGATATCCGTGGGGAAGCAACTACCCTCAACAATATTGGCGGGGTTTACGACGACTTGGGAGACAAGCAAACGGCCCTGGACTACTTCAACCAATCCTTGCCTGTATTCCGGCAAGTTGGGGATATCCGTGGGGAAGCAACTATCCTCACCTCTATTGGCCTAGTTTACTCGGACTTAGGAGACAAGCAAACGGCCCTGGACTACTTCAACCAATCCTTGCCTGTATTCCGGCAAGTTGGGGATATCCGTGGGGAAGCAACTA
- a CDS encoding CHAT domain-containing protein, producing QTALDYFNQSLPVFRQVGDIRGEATTLTSIGLVYSDLGDQQIALDYYNQSLPVFRQVGDIRGEAATLTSIGLVYSDLGDKQTALDYYNQSLPVFRQVGDIRGEAATLNNIGAVYSDLGDKQTALDYYNQSLPVFRQVGDIRVEATTLNNIGAVYSDLGDKQTALDYFNQSLPLFRQVGDKALEATTLNNLAWTKRSQGNLPEALTDMEAAIALIEDLRTKIDSEKLRQSYFAQNQNAYEFYIDLLMELHQQNPDQGYDKQAFNASERARARTLLEILAEANADIRSGIDPELGEKELNLQQRINATESRRMELLSGEHTPEQANALKQELDTLLRQLDELRAEIRRTSPRYAALTQPQPLTVQQVQQQVLDQDTLLLQYSLGEDRSFLWAVTPDSVEVYELPSRAEIEELGEQFYRLMQNPDYRGESRNITVSPNIPQINASATQLSQLLLSPVADKLAGKRLLVVADGVLNFIPFAALPTPEQGDELTPLLVNQEIINLPSSSTLAILRQQDAGRTIAPQTVALIADPVFELDDRRVTGQTAVKTSDLGRIVVNRSAETIIGRPIPALPGTRQEAEAILALVPGGGAMSAFDFDASRATVTNTDLTQYQMVHFATHGFVSSSNPELSGVVLSLVDEQGNGVDGFLRLHDIFNLQLNAQVVVLSACQTGLGDSIRGEGLVGLTRGFMYAGTPRLVVSLWSVDDNATAVLMSKFYGKLLSQGVTPAEALREAQLEMLASEDWKSPYFWAAFTLQGEWR from the coding sequence GCAAACGGCCCTGGACTACTTCAACCAATCCTTGCCTGTATTCCGGCAAGTTGGGGATATCCGTGGGGAAGCAACTACCCTCACCTCTATTGGCCTAGTTTACTCGGACTTAGGAGACCAGCAAATCGCCCTGGACTACTACAACCAATCCTTGCCTGTATTCCGGCAAGTTGGGGATATCCGTGGGGAAGCAGCAACCCTCACCTCTATTGGCCTAGTTTACTCGGACTTAGGAGACAAGCAAACGGCCCTGGATTACTACAACCAATCCTTGCCTGTATTCCGGCAAGTTGGGGATATCCGTGGGGAAGCAGCAACCCTCAACAATATTGGCGCGGTTTACTCAGACTTAGGAGACAAGCAAACGGCCCTGGACTACTACAACCAATCCTTGCCTGTATTCCGGCAAGTTGGGGATATCCGTGTGGAAGCAACTACCCTCAACAATATTGGCGCGGTTTACTCAGACTTAGGAGACAAGCAAACGGCCCTAGACTACTTCAACCAATCTTTGCCCCTATTCCGGCAAGTGGGGGATAAGGCACTGGAAGCGACTACCCTCAACAATCTTGCGTGGACAAAGCGCAGTCAAGGCAACCTCCCGGAAGCGCTGACGGACATGGAAGCTGCCATTGCCCTTATCGAAGACCTTCGCACCAAAATCGATAGCGAAAAACTACGCCAGTCTTACTTTGCTCAAAATCAAAATGCCTACGAATTCTACATCGACCTGTTGATGGAACTGCACCAGCAAAACCCCGATCAAGGATATGACAAACAAGCCTTTAATGCCAGTGAACGCGCTCGCGCTCGCACGTTGTTAGAAATACTCGCTGAAGCCAATGCTGATATCCGCAGTGGGATTGACCCTGAACTGGGGGAGAAGGAACTCAACCTACAGCAGCGCATCAATGCCACGGAATCTCGGCGCATGGAGTTACTTTCTGGAGAACATACTCCAGAACAAGCCAATGCGCTTAAACAAGAACTGGATACTTTGTTACGGCAACTGGATGAATTAAGAGCAGAAATTCGCCGTACTAGCCCCCGATATGCTGCCCTGACTCAACCCCAACCCCTGACTGTCCAACAAGTTCAGCAGCAGGTGCTTGACCAGGATACTTTACTCTTACAATATTCCCTGGGTGAAGACCGTAGCTTCCTTTGGGCGGTGACTCCAGATAGTGTGGAGGTGTACGAACTCCCGTCTCGGGCAGAAATTGAGGAACTGGGAGAGCAATTTTATCGGTTAATGCAAAATCCCGACTATCGAGGTGAGAGCCGCAATATTACCGTGTCTCCTAACATTCCTCAAATCAATGCCTCGGCTACCCAACTGAGTCAGCTACTCCTCTCTCCTGTGGCGGATAAATTAGCTGGGAAGCGATTGTTAGTGGTGGCCGATGGCGTGTTGAATTTTATCCCCTTTGCTGCATTACCCACTCCGGAACAAGGGGATGAGTTGACGCCGTTGTTGGTGAATCAGGAGATTATTAATCTACCTTCCTCCTCGACTTTAGCGATTTTGCGACAACAAGATGCAGGACGAACCATTGCACCTCAAACGGTGGCGTTGATTGCGGACCCAGTGTTTGAACTGGATGATAGACGGGTTACGGGACAAACTGCGGTGAAGACATCGGATTTGGGTCGGATTGTGGTAAATCGTTCTGCGGAGACGATTATTGGGCGTCCGATTCCTGCATTGCCGGGGACTCGTCAGGAAGCGGAGGCGATTTTGGCGTTAGTGCCTGGGGGTGGGGCGATGTCGGCGTTTGATTTTGATGCTTCTCGCGCTACGGTGACGAATACAGATTTAACGCAATATCAAATGGTTCATTTTGCCACTCATGGGTTTGTGAGTAGCAGTAATCCGGAGTTGTCTGGGGTGGTGTTATCTCTGGTGGATGAGCAAGGGAATGGAGTGGATGGGTTTTTGCGCTTGCATGATATTTTTAATCTCCAGTTGAATGCTCAGGTGGTAGTGCTTTCGGCTTGTCAAACCGGACTGGGAGACTCAATTCGCGGTGAGGGTTTGGTGGGGTTGACTCGGGGGTTTATGTATGCGGGGACGCCTCGATTGGTAGTTTCGTTATGGAGTGTGGATGACAATGCTACGGCGGTATTGATGTCGAAGTTTTATGGAAAGTTACTCTCCCAAGGGGTGACTCCAGCCGAAGCGTTGCGGGAGGCACAGTTGGAGATGTTGGCAAGTGAGGATTGGAAGTCTCCTTATTTTTGGGCGGCGTTTACTTTGCAGGGGGAATGGCGATGA